A single genomic interval of Sceloporus undulatus isolate JIND9_A2432 ecotype Alabama chromosome 2, SceUnd_v1.1, whole genome shotgun sequence harbors:
- the LOC121921961 gene encoding zinc finger protein RFP-like isoform X2 has protein sequence MNEAKAMVAENSRKRFHQEATCPICHSYFTGPVMLECGHNFCETCISQCWQEPHAPTQCPQCQGPVEKRFKPNRCLTNLVEILNDWDKDGEAHSRASKCQQHQRPLSLFCKEDQALFCEECEGSQEHLGHNMAPMEEAAQEYKNQMRKYLEILKKAKVCILDYRSSTEIQGVNMIKRTRDERETFASSFCRLRHYLEEQEKLLLTQIDEVLTEITQRRDKHLVRISKELFSLERLIWEIEEKCQQPASELLRDIQSTLVNSTRSWTSFAESKSNSYSGFCQFRPYCV, from the exons ATGAATGAAGCCAAAGCCATGGTTGCAGAGAACTCCAGGAAGAGATTTCACCAGGAAGCAACATGCCCCATCTGCCACAGTTACTTCACAGGCCCCGTGATGCTCGAATGTGGGCACAACTTCTGTGAAACCTGCATCAGTCAATGCTGGCAGGAGCCTCATGCACCGACCCAGTGCCCACAGTGCCAAGGGCCTGTGGAGAAACGCTTCAAGCCCAACCGGTGCCTCACGAACTTGGTTGAAATCCTGAATGACTGGGATAAGGACGGCGAGGCACACAGCAGGGCCTCCAAATGCCAGCAGCACCAGCGTCCCTTGTCACTCTTCTGCAAAGAGGATCAAGCCCTATTCTGTGAGGAGTGTGAGGGCTCCCAGGAGCACCTAGGTCACAACATGGCCCCCATGGAGGAAGCTGCCCAGGAGTACAAG aatCAGATGAGAAAATACCTGGAGattttaaagaaagcaaaagtatGCATTCTGGATTATAGAAGTAGCACAGAAATTCAAGGAGTAAACATGATT AAAAGGACAAGAGACGAGAGGGAAACTTTTGCTTCTTCCTTCTGTCGACTGCGCCACTATCTGGAAGAGCAAGAGAAGCTTCTGCTGACCCAGATTGATGAAGTGCTAACGGAGATTACACAGAGAAGGGATAAGCATCTGGTCAGAATATCCAAGGAGCTGTTCTCTCTTGAAAGGCTCATCTGGGAGATagaggagaagtgccagcagccAGCAAGTGAGCTCCTGCGG GACATTCAAAGTACATTGGTAAA TTCAACTAGAAGCTGGACTTCATTTGCAGAAAG